Genomic window (bacterium):
GATCGCGCGAATGGAAGGGGTCTTCCTGCGCTATGTCTCGCAGGTGCACTCGACGCTCTCGCGCAACCTGCCCGAGAGCGCGCGCAACGACGAGGTCGAAGAGGTCATCGCCTATCTGCGCGCGATGCTCGCGCGGATCGACTCGAGCCTCGTCGAGGAGTGGGAGAGCCTCGTCCATCCCGGCGAAGCGAAGCCCTCCGAGAAGGAGGTGGTCCCGGAGCGTGCGCCCCGGCGCCTCGATCGGAAGGCCTTCGACGCGCGCGTGCGAGCAGAGCTCCATCAGGTCGTGCAGGCGCTCGCGCGAGGCGATTACGAGGGCGCCGCCGCCTGCGTGGCCGAGGGACCGGAGGCCTGGGACGCCGCGCGCTTCGAAGCGGAGCTCGCACCCGCGCTCGAAGCGCTCGGATCGATTCGCGTCGATCCGGAAGCCCGCCGCGGCCATTGGACGCGGATCGAGGCCGAGGGCGAGCTCCGCTTCGCGATCACGCAGACGCTGATCGACGATGCCGGCGAAGGCGCGGCGACGATCGAAGCTCGGGTGGATCTCGAGGCGCCGCAGATGCCGGCGGGACCGATGCTCTCGATGGCCTCGATTCGAGACTGACGCGAGCGCTGCGACGCGACGCTTTCGCTACGGAATCAACGCGGCCCGATGGAGTCGGCTCGCCTCGCCTTCCGTGAGTCCTTCGCCCTCGAGCTCGCCGAAGACCGCGAGCTCCGGACCGTCGACGCCGTCGAAGCGGGTGTCGAACGCCCGTGGATCGCCGGCGCTCGCCACGCGCGCGAGACACGCCCCGACCAGGGACTTGAGCGCGGGGCTCGACTCGCCCAGACCTTCGAAGCGGACGAGGAAGCGCGAGGCGCCCCCTTCGTACTGCCAGCGCACGGCGCGCAGCAGCCGGTCGCCGGTCTGACTCGCGGCGAAACCCGGCCCGTCACTTTCGAGACGCATCGCCGCGTCCACGACCGACGCGATCGGCGCCTCCGCGAGGAGGTCGCGCGCGATCTCGTCCGCCCACTCGACGAGTCCGGTCTCCCCGCCGAGCTGTCCCGCCGCCAGCTCGACCAGGGCCTCGACTTCGTCGATGCCGGCCCAATCGGTGACCGCGATCGAGTGCTCGACCCAGGCCCGCGCCTCCGTGGACAGCACGTCGAGATCGTCCTCGTCGAGCTTCCCGCTCTCGGTCCAATCGGCGAGACGGCGCGCGATCGGCCGGATCAGCAGGCCGGAGAATTCGACGGGCGAGGCAACAGCGGACATAGCGGGCTCCGATCCGGGGAGGAGTCCCTGGTCGGATCGGCGCCCCCGGCTCCGCGCTTGAGCGGCGCCCTCCCGCCGGGGATCAATCCTTCGCGTAGGTCTCGAGGGTCGACGTGTACTCCGGGAAGCCCACGATCGACCGCAGGTGCTCGAACGAGAAACGCGGCGGCGGTGCGCCCTTTCCGGCCAGCGCCGTGAGTGCGTCCTCCATCGCGCGCATCGCGCTCGAGAGCAGCGTGAGCGGATAGGCGGCGATCCGGAAGCCGATCTCCTCGAGCCGGGCGGGAGAGAGCTCCGGCGTGTCCCCGTCCTCCACGATGTTGGCCATCTTCGGGAGCGGGGGGAGCGCGCGGCAGAGCGTCTCCATCTCTGCCTCGCTCTGCGGCGCCTCGAGAAAGAGGATGTCGGCGCCGAGGTCCGCGAAGATCCGGCAGCGCTCGATCGCCTCCTCGAGCCCATGACCGAAACGCGCGTCGGTCCGGGCCATGATCAGGACGTCGGCCCCGGCCTCTCGAGCATCGACCGCGGCCCGCAGCCTCCGCGTCGCCTCGTCGCGGTCGACGACCTCCTTGCCCCGCGTGTGCCCGCACCGCTTCGGCGCGACCTGATCCTCGATCATCGCCGCCGCGAACCCGGCCCGCGCGTAGCCCTCGACCGTGCGGCGCACGTTCATCTCGTTGCCGTAGCCGGTGTCGGCGTCCCCGATCACCGGGATGTCGACGGCGTCGCAGACGTTGCGTCCCGTGTCGAGGATCTCGCCATAGGAGATGAGCCCGGTATCGGGCATCCCGAGACGGGCGGCCGAGACGGCGAAGCCGCTCATGAACGCGAGGTCGAAGCCCGCCCGCTCGATCATCTTCGCCGAAAGGGCGTCGAAGCAGCTGGGGGTCACGTACAGGCGGTCTTCCGCCAACAGCGTGCGCAATCGATCGGCGGGGCTTCCGGGTCCAGGCATCTCGCCTCCTCGGTCGACCGATGCGTCGGCGCACCGGGCCGGGAAGACTAGCCCGCCGGCGTCCTAGACGGACGAATCGAGCGCCATCGGCGCGCGCGGAAGCTCGACGGCGACGCTGGTGCCCCGCCCCGGCTCGGAGGACACGCGGATCTCGCCGCCGTGGGCCTTCACGATGTGATAGGAGATCGCGAGTCCGAGCCCGGTCCCCTTGCCCACCGGCTTCGTGGTGAAGAAGGGATCGAAGATCCGGTCGAGGGCTTCCGGGTCGATCCCACAGCCGTCGTCCTCCACGTGGAGGAACGCCCTTCCATCCTGGGCTGCCACGGCGACGACGACGTTGTTTCCGCCCAGCTCACCGCCGTGGGCCTGGAACGCGTTCACGAGAAGGTTCGTCACGACCCGCTCGATCTCGGCGTAGTGGCAGAGGATCTCGACGTCGGGATCCACGCGCACCTCGATCTCGATTCCGGGCGGCGCCTGGACCCGAGCGATCCGGACCGCTCGCTCCACGATCTGGTCGAGCGCGTGGGGAGCGAAGGCATCGCGTTCGGTCTCCCCGGAGAAGCCCGCGACCTCGCGCACGATCGAGAAGATCCGGTCGGCGCCTTCGACGCACTCGTCGACCAGCTCCCGCCCCTCTTCGATCGCCTCGCCGCACTCCTCGTCCACGCCGGCCAGGTAGGCGAGATCGCCCGCACTGCCCCAGTCGAGGGCGAGACCGGTGAACTCGTCCTGGAGTCGCGCCGCCGGCTCTCTGATCGAGGTGGAGATCGCGGCGGAGAGGTCGCCGACGGCCGCGAGACGCGCGGAGACGACGAGCTGCCGCTGGAGCGAGACGATCTCGCGTCGATCACGCAGCACATAGGCGGACCCGAAATGGCGACTGCGCCCCTGACAGGGCACGGGTGCCGACAGGACGACGGGCACGATCTCCCCGATCCGGGTGCGAACGTGCGCCAGGCGCGACCCCTCGTTGCTGGGCGATCGCCTCGCGGCCGAGGACAGCTCGGGGAGCCACCTCTCGGCGAGCTGTCCGAGGACCCTCGGTTCGGGCTCTCCGACCCAGCGGAGAAAGGCCCGGTTCGCGTCACGGATCCGCCCCTCGTCGTCGACGAGGATCACCCCGTCCTCGAGGGTGTCGAGGATCTCGCGGGCGAAGGCCTCCGCCGAGATCAGCGAGTGTCCGAATCGACGCAGCGCCCAGGTCACCGCAAGCCCGACCCCCGCCAGCAGCGCGGTCGTGACGCCCACCGCTTCGACGCCCGCGATCGGGAGCGCGACCGCGGTCAGGGTCCCGCAGACGAGCGCGGTCGAGATCCCGAAGAAGACGATCCGGGCGAGGAGCTGCTGCCCACCGCCGTCCCCGCTTCGGAGCACGCTCCGCCAGGAGGCGAGCACGGCGACCAGCGGGGTCGCCATCAGCAGGTAGGCCGCGGCCATGCCCGGGCCGAACTCCGCGTTCCAGCCGATCGAGATCTCCCGAGCACCTCGAATCACCAGGTCGGTGCCGGTCGCGATCGGAAGCAGGATCACGAGCCCCGCATAGCAGATCGGGAGCAGGCGACGGAGCGCACGGCTGTCCATGGTCGACAGGGTGAGCGAGGCATGCGCGCACAGCGTGCCGAGGGGAATCCAGCCGATCGACATGAACCGGAGATAGCGCGTGGCCGTGTCGGGATCGGCGGTCTGGTAGAGGAAGAACTCGAGCAGCGCCCAGTAGGCGTTGCAGAGGAGGAAGGCTGCGATCAGCCGATTCGCCTTGAGGCCGTGGTCGCGGGCGAGCAGACCGGCCGCGAGGGCGACGGACACGACGGCGCAAGCGGCCTTGAAGAGTGAGAAGGCCATCATCGAAGCGCCTCCTCCTCGCCCCACGCGACGAGCGGAATCGCGAGCTCGATGCGGAGCGCGGACGGGCCGCCCTCGGTGACCGCGAGCCGCCCTCCGAGCTGCTGAATCAGCTCGGCCGTCGTCGTCAGACCGAAGTCCGGCGGGTCGACGCTCGCGGGAACCACGGCCCCGACGGATTCGAGGCGGGACCGGAGTGCGGCCCCCGACGCGTCGAGCGGCTGGGCGGCGAGGCCGACGGTGAGCTCGCGCCCGTCCGTCCGGAGGGCGACGTCGATCGACCCGCCCTTCTCCGTCCCTTCCGCCAGCGATCGAAGCAGCACGAGCAGGATCTGCTTGAGCTCCTGACCTGCGTCGAAGCGATCGTCGACGGAGACGTGGACGATCTGCAGGGCAACGTCTTCGCCGCGCTGCATGCGCGCGAGACGAAGCGCGCCCTCGACGATGGCCTCTGGATCACGACCGCCCTGACCCGCTCCGCCCACGTGCGCGAACTCCCGGACGTCGACGACGACCTGCGCGACGTGATCGAGGCGCGCGCGCGCCCGCGCGACCCGCTCGTCGACCCGGTCGAACACGCCGGTCTGGTCGAGGCCGATCGTCGAACCGGAAGCGGCCCGGCGCAGCTCCTCCGTCCGCTCGGCGAGCAGGTTCAGGTCGGCACGGACGAAGGCCACGGGATTGTTCACCTCGTGGGCGATGCCCGCGGCGAGCTCACCGATCGCCGCGAGGCGACCCGAGGAGAGGAGCTTCCGCCGGAGGTCGTCGATCTCGCGACGATCGCGGACCGCGACGACGACGCCGACGGCACGGCCGCTGCGACTGCGTGCGATGCTCGAGGAGAGCGAGACCGGGAAGGACGTGCCGTTCGCTCCGTGCAGACTCGACGCCCGATCCTCGACGCCCTCGAGAATCCGATCGAGGGGCGCATCGAGCAGTCGCGACAGAGAGAGGCCGACGAGCTCCACGGGCGGACGACCGGCCATCTCCGGGAAGCGGGCATTGGTCGTCAGGATGCGGCCCTCGAGGTCGACGAGGGCGACCCCGTCCCGGAGCTCCGCGAGGATCTTCCGCGCGACGCCCCGCGGCGTGAGCATCAGGTCCTCGGTCTCGTGGAGAACCAGCATCCAGACCATGGCCGAGGCCAGCGCGGCGCCGAGCGCGCCGAGGCGCGGAACGGGGATCTCGAGGAGCGGAAGCAGGAGCTCCGTCGGCATCGCGATCCCGATCGACAGCCCCATGCAGACGCGCAGCCCGAATACGCGCTTCCGGTCGGCGGCCGCGTTGCCCTCCCGCGGCCGGATCCGCGCGGCGAGAACCGCCGAGTAGACCGGCA
Coding sequences:
- a CDS encoding isocitrate lyase/PEP mutase family protein, giving the protein MPGPGSPADRLRTLLAEDRLYVTPSCFDALSAKMIERAGFDLAFMSGFAVSAARLGMPDTGLISYGEILDTGRNVCDAVDIPVIGDADTGYGNEMNVRRTVEGYARAGFAAAMIEDQVAPKRCGHTRGKEVVDRDEATRRLRAAVDAREAGADVLIMARTDARFGHGLEEAIERCRIFADLGADILFLEAPQSEAEMETLCRALPPLPKMANIVEDGDTPELSPARLEEIGFRIAAYPLTLLSSAMRAMEDALTALAGKGAPPPRFSFEHLRSIVGFPEYTSTLETYAKD
- a CDS encoding ATP-binding protein; translated protein: MMAFSLFKAACAVVSVALAAGLLARDHGLKANRLIAAFLLCNAYWALLEFFLYQTADPDTATRYLRFMSIGWIPLGTLCAHASLTLSTMDSRALRRLLPICYAGLVILLPIATGTDLVIRGAREISIGWNAEFGPGMAAAYLLMATPLVAVLASWRSVLRSGDGGGQQLLARIVFFGISTALVCGTLTAVALPIAGVEAVGVTTALLAGVGLAVTWALRRFGHSLISAEAFAREILDTLEDGVILVDDEGRIRDANRAFLRWVGEPEPRVLGQLAERWLPELSSAARRSPSNEGSRLAHVRTRIGEIVPVVLSAPVPCQGRSRHFGSAYVLRDRREIVSLQRQLVVSARLAAVGDLSAAISTSIREPAARLQDEFTGLALDWGSAGDLAYLAGVDEECGEAIEEGRELVDECVEGADRIFSIVREVAGFSGETERDAFAPHALDQIVERAVRIARVQAPPGIEIEVRVDPDVEILCHYAEIERVVTNLLVNAFQAHGGELGGNNVVVAVAAQDGRAFLHVEDDGCGIDPEALDRIFDPFFTTKPVGKGTGLGLAISYHIVKAHGGEIRVSSEPGRGTSVAVELPRAPMALDSSV
- a CDS encoding PAS domain-containing protein, which produces MVDYSVLPLMAILVSAAFAAVSLAWDSERRATRSMGALFGSIGLWALVDLLTSMETDAERALRFMAWAHVGPLLVGPSVLWVVAQMLPQSRARLEGLVIRSAVVCLAIGVGAAFMPGVILEMVPTWYGWMPRYGPVSIALIPIGLILPVYSAVLAARIRPREGNAAADRKRVFGLRVCMGLSIGIAMPTELLLPLLEIPVPRLGALGAALASAMVWMLVLHETEDLMLTPRGVARKILAELRDGVALVDLEGRILTTNARFPEMAGRPPVELVGLSLSRLLDAPLDRILEGVEDRASSLHGANGTSFPVSLSSSIARSRSGRAVGVVVAVRDRREIDDLRRKLLSSGRLAAIGELAAGIAHEVNNPVAFVRADLNLLAERTEELRRAASGSTIGLDQTGVFDRVDERVARARARLDHVAQVVVDVREFAHVGGAGQGGRDPEAIVEGALRLARMQRGEDVALQIVHVSVDDRFDAGQELKQILLVLLRSLAEGTEKGGSIDVALRTDGRELTVGLAAQPLDASGAALRSRLESVGAVVPASVDPPDFGLTTTAELIQQLGGRLAVTEGGPSALRIELAIPLVAWGEEEALR